The nucleotide window CCACTTGGAGGTCCCCCTCACAAGATGTATCAATCGATGCTGGCTTAAAATCatctgaagaggaaaacaatTGTGATTACATTTCTTAGAGTCTTTGGAagctccatcctgccctgcaAAGAGCCACGGTACATTTACTGTGATTACAGGGAATGCTAAAATACCCACTGGTGtttgcagcagggctggaataACCTACACATAGCCATGGCCCCAGACATATGATGGTACCTCACATTCTGAACTTCCTTTTCGAAATGGAAATAAGGCTCTAGACGTTGTGTTTGAAGACCAAAAGCAGACTTCTTCAAACCCCAGGCTTTGAGTGACACTTAGTTTAGCAGGCAAGAGTAGAACTACCATCTCAAGAGAGTAGCAACTTCCAAGACCCCTGGCTCTGCATGGCTCTTGCCAATTCCAAACCTGAGGGCTCCCTCTGGGACAAACACTAATTTAGTGACACCAATTTGTTAAGCCTTACTGGTATTTCAGGCTATTTAACAGCCATCTTGGCCTCCACAATAGAACTAAAAGCTCCATGAGGCTGGAGGAGAGCTCAGATCTcatttatgaggaaaaaaaagaggtggtGATCTTACTTCAGCAGTCTCCAAGCTAAACCAAAGTCACTGTGGATAGAAGGCATGACTAAAGCAACTGTAATGGCTTTAAAGActaattttaagtatttttgttCTATTGTATAGAATGCTTTGTCTCCCCATCAATGCACTTCTGTTTAATGTATTTGTTTCAACTAGGAAcattgaaaattaaaagtatttttccctCATTATTCTGTTGTGCTGATGAACcataaagaaacacagaaaaaatatcagaacCTCTAATACTCTGACAGAGGATTTCGACAACGTGAAATAAATTCAAGACAGATATAggttggtttgctttgtttgtttgcctttgaaaaaaatcatccaTTCAATTGCAACATCCCTGGATATGAAGAGGTGCAATATATTCATGATGAAGGCTTTTAATTATTGCATTAGCTATGAAATTAATACCTCAgaacaaatttaaaatataattccactatgaaaaacacatttgcagaaaaaaaccccaaatcctggCTTGTAATAAATTCTCATTAGGAGGATGTTAATGTTTAATTCAGTTTTACTTTGACAGTACAACAAGCAGAATCAGACACACTTGACTTAACCTCATGCGTTAACTGCCAGACCAAATCATAGCCTTCATTTTCATCTGAGCAATCTGTTTCTAGCTATTGTTTCTCACCTACTTTATGTGCAAGCTTGCTAAATAAACCAAACCAGCTGCACGACAGCGAGTGTCTTTGCCAAAACGGGATCAGGAGTTTCCACAGCACAGTCACCACCTTAACAGGAATATCACTATCACACTTCTTCCTTAGGTATAGCAAAATAGTTACTTTAAACAAACACTCAGcaacttgttttcattttgttagcTTACTAGGGCCACCTGTTTGGCTAATCTTGCTGTAGGCTGAGTGCACACACTTCCCCCCAAATGTACCCACAGTCCTTTTTCCAAAAGTCAAATGTTTTTAAGATGTGTTTTCCTGGGATAATCCAGTTTCTCAGTACCATATTTCATAAACTTTACAGAAAGGAATGAAGTATTTTAAGAAGGCTGAAACAAATTTAGCTTACAAAATCCTCTCATTGTAGTTTGCATGAAAAGGATTATTGGAACAATACAATGTTTGGACCTCAGATAAATCATTGCAGAACaacagttaggaaaaaaaatatcaggCAGTGAAGAGATCTCACTTGAAAGTGACAGATAGAAAATAGAGCACACAGACAGgtcttttgaaataaaaacagattcTCCCAATTGTAGTCTGAAGAGCTTTGTAGTGTATGACTCTGGGCCATGAGACTGAGTCTAGAATTATGCATCATAAACcaaaaaatcctgctgttgCCTGTGTAAATTTACCACTTTCGTAGAAAACTGCTGAACTGTAAGTTTAGTATTCTTTTCATTTACTGTTGATGGTTTATTAGTAATTTTAGTAAAAAATCCCAAGCATTTAGCTTAGATTTCTTGCCCACAGAATTCAAGTGCAGGATACAGAGAGCTCCTcttcaaaacagtattttaatatGGAATTCACTGCTCCTAAGGCTAAATAGAGCAGTTGGAATAATATATGGTGTcttaaaaaaagatataaacTATTCTTTTAATTATTCATAACTGCTTGAGACCCTACCTCAGGATTGATCTTGCATTTATTAGGCATTACTGATGAGCCTGAGGCCTTTCTGCTCGCTTTCCTGGGAGAGTGATTTATTGCAGCTGGCTGGACTGGGGACAACCAGGACAGGGCTGCTGCCTCCACACGGCCTCACCTCCAACATACCCAGCCAAAAATCAACCTGCGGGTGCTGCGGCTGCCTCTGCCGGGCCTGCGGCGGGACCTGTCCTGCAACTGCcccaaagaaaatcaaataaaatggaaaagccACTGCTGGCCGAGGGGATCCCTTTATGCTTCCAAGCGACTGATGAAAAACTTCATAAAGCCCTGGCCTGCCTCGCTCAAAGCTCCTCCTCGCCAGCATCCACCTTCCTCTTCTGCCCAGGCTGGACTCCTGTGGGCACAACACGCGGGGGAGTGGCGGGGAGGGAGCGGGAAAGGGGGAGCGGGGCCACGAGGGGgcaagagggaaggggggagatgaggagcaggagggaaggaggagaggggagatgagggggcaggagggaaaggggCAGAGGGGCGCTGAGGAGCCGGAGCCCCGGGATGGCGGCGCGAAGGACGCCATGGGGAGCAGCGGGGCCGGCGCGGCAGAGGCAGAGGCGCCGCCGCGGGACGAGCGCGGGGACCGCGAGCGGAGCGGGAAGAAGGGGCGGCCGCGGGGGTAGCGCTCACAGCGGATGGTGTGGAAGGAGGCCTTGGGCCGCCGCTCGAAGCTCTCGCCCAGCTGCAGCGGGTGCTCCTCCTTGTCCAGCAGCGAGTTCGCCGAGCCGTTCATGGCCCccctcccggcccggccggCCGCCCGCTTCCCTCCGCTCCCTGCGCTCCCGGAACTTCTCGGCTTTCTCTTCCGGGAAGCTGTGCGGGGTacggcgggcgcggcggggccggagcggggccgggccgggctgccCGGGGGGTCCCGCGGGGTGGGAGCCGGCCGTGTCCGTCCCCCAGCGCAGGTCCCGCAGCGCAGGCTCGGGCGGGGGCGCCGCTTTCCCTCCGGGGCCCGGACCGGCCCCGCTGGGTGGGCGGGCGCTGCTGCGGGGGCCGCTGTCCCTGTGCCCGCGACGGCACCGGGGATTGCATGGAGGTGGTACGCGTTTGTGGGTTTAGGGCTGGATTAAACACCTTTAAAAGGGTCTGTAGCGCAAGCGAGGGCTGTTGGCACTGAGTTTATCATCGCGctgcattcccagcacagcctgttctgAGCGCAGTGCAAGGGATGgcttgggttttcttttttctttccctggctCGTTCTGTCCACCTTGATCTTCTTGGAGCATACATAGAATATAGGCATGTAGTAGAAATATAGTGGAAATTTTGCCGATtaagctttgttttgtttttgttttgagggTGAGTTAAATCCAATAGAATAGGACGAAATCCTTCCTTTTATGGGGGATAATTCCAATGAAGACATGTTCGGcgagacttttgtgtttccaggtttatatactCAGTTACAACTGATAACCCCTCCCCAAAGTTAAGCAGGATATTTTGGGTGACTTTTGACAGATCTAATGGGCTGCTCTTACCTCTGCAGCCCTGTATTTCCTTTAACTAAACAATGTTACTGCTTCAGGCCTCAAcctagacaggttttctgatttatttcttacagtttaGCCTCTAATCTAACCCAGGTTTtagtttatttcttaaagttcatcttATAGTTACAGcgttaaattcctctttgtctaaagctctGCATGGTTAAGATCACTGACAAACTAAGGTACAAGCtgaaatcaaaaattaatataaaatacaaagttagtacagttctcattaaaaattagtaaagaccttatgattttatggagcagggataaaatcctttttcttgagGGGACCCTGAATCAAGGGTATGCTCTTCTTGAGACTTCCTTTCAGAGGAACCTCTTCTCTATGACCTGTTGGTTTCGGAGGAAAAAGGGTGGGTCTGTCTCCTGGGTGGCCGGACAAAATTCTGACAGTTCTTTATTTAATTTGCATACTTCTCTATTTTATGTTTATCATAACACATATAGATCATGATAACATCACACACAGCCTGTAGATATCATGGTACATATTTATACCATGTCATGTATTTTGTCACGAGACAAAATACATAAGTGAAATGTTGTTGTAGTGTGGTTATTGctcattttttcttccttccattttGGTAAAATGATGCCAGTGCCTGGTTCTGGGCACTGATGTACACGAGTGGCACCTTTTTCCTACCCTGAGAGTTCCTGGGCCTTGCAGGATTTAATGTGCCATCATTGCATGTTCATGGCAAGGCAGAGGTCAGAACTAGTTTAAcatcagagaaaatatttggatCCCTTCCCAGCCTAAGTAAAGCTCTTTGTTGTTCcgtttttgttaactgctgaaAATGAAACCACCTGTGATTGTTAAACCCAGCGTGAATCCTCAGCAGGAGGCACTGGAAAGAATGCTGGCACAGGCCAGCTCTGGGCATTTTGGCCACAGTactggctttgttttcttgttcagATGATGTGGTGTTATAAATGCTGATGTTCTCACCAGGGTTTTCTCACAGAGGTgagagcaggaaggagaaatgCTAACATGAATATCCTTTGTTTCATcaattttaatgtgatttttaaatgtcactGCTTTTTCAGTTACAATTCTCTTGAGGTCTTCCAGCTGGGGTTAACAAGAAACCAagcctttgctttccttctaaATGCTGTTTTAGTGGAAATAAGCTTGGAGCTGCACCATCTTTCTCTTCTAGAGTAGCTTTCTAGGATGTGGAGGGAAGACCAGCAGACTGTGAAGTAGCTGCAACTTTGGCATCAGTGCAATGTTGTATATGCTTGTTAGTTTGGATGAAGGTTTTCTGAAATTAAGAGAAATCTGGTGGTATGTCAGTCCATCAGGTAGGACAGATCACTGTAAAATTGTTGTAAGTGCATACTGTAATTATTGCCCATTTTTTCTTCTAGATCCTCACTTTTTTTACTCAAGTGATGGAACAAttcactaaagaaaaaaaatgaccctTGGGGTTTTGGCATTCGTATTTGTGTGAAAGAATCTAGGATGTTCCAAGAAAAGACATCAGCCAATTGCTTAAATATAGTAGCAACACCTACTGAAGATGGTGCTTTCCAAACAAAAGGCCACAGTGCGAGAGTCCTTAGCCCAGAGGAAGCAGAGAGACTGGCAAAAGATCAGGTTTTGGTGTCTGAGTTCAAACAACTAAAACTGGAGAAAGAGGCACAAAAGAACTGGGATCTcttttacaaaagaaacagcacaaACTTCTTCAAAGACAGACATTGGACAACCAGAGAGTTTCAAGAGTTAAAAGAATGTCGTGAGGTGAGATCTATACACTTCTGCTGTAAAATATGGGATTGATTGTTTCCAATCAGTTGTTTCAAGTTAATAATACTTAAAACAAAGCCATTTGGGTAAGAGCTGGCACCTTGGTAAGTTTGCAGTACCCTGTGTAGTTTATCTTAATATCAAAGACAGCTTCTCAGAATCAGATGCATCAGTTCAGTTTCAGTTTATAATTGACCCATACTGGATGGGGATACTGTTCATAGCGTAAGATTGAAGTCTGGAATATTTGTTTTGTGTCCTAAATCAGCAGATTGTCTTTCTGTGATATTTTCAGATGCAAGTTGGTGCACTTCAATGCTTTAAAGAAAAGGATCCAGAATTGCAGGCTAATTGCATAATGTTTTTAAGGGAAATAGCCAGCTGCATCTTGTTCCTTATAGCTGAATGAAAGACAAGACAAAAATGGTACAACACTCCGTGGATTACTTAAGGAGTAAATGactaaagaaatattaatatatttgaagaaGATTTCTAATTTTGCAGAAATCAAGTTGTCTGGGCTTTAGAGTCATATTATCCAATGGCTGTctactttggttttttttttaatcagtgatAATTAAAATTGATTATAGCTTTTAAACTGCTCACTGAAGAGTGTAATGCTTTGTAAtggggaaaaccaaaatgatGTGCTTTATCTTGTGTTGCTTCTTCCCTAGTTTGCAGATCAGAAACTGACCATTTTGGAAGCAGGCTGTGGGGTTGGGAACTGCTTGTTTCCGCTCTTAGAAGAAGATCTGAACATTTTTGCATATGCCTGTGATTTCTCTCCTAGAGCTGTGGAGTATGTGAAGGTTGGTGTGATAGTTGGAACTTCTCTTAGAGTATTTTTAGAAGCTTCTGAAATTACAAATGAATGTAAGAGGCTTCTCTTGCCTTCCTTTTTGTAAGAAGGGTAGAATACGTTTTGCCAAAAAATAGAGACTGATCCATTTTGGTTGAGATCCTATGTAAGAAGCCAAATTGTTGCTCAAGACTGTGCTTTGCAGCATCACATTTTATCATTATGGTGTATTACTGGAATAATTTATGAGGACTGTTTTTTTTGGGAGCACTATTAAGTTTTTGCTGACTGTGCAATACAAGCAAAATTTATTAGCGATGCTTTCCCTCAACAGAGGAAGTCCCAAGGGGAATCCTGAAACTATGAAAATTACTGTTAAAGAAATTTGTAGCCTGGTTAGGAGTAGGTATGTTTATACTTATTCATGGGTAGATGGTACCGCAGTCCAAATCTGAGCCTTCCAGCAAGTCTGGTGGGAGCTTTGGGCTTTAAAAGTCTCCTGGCTCATTAAGTTTCTAATCACAGGTACATTTCTATATCTCTGTTAATTGAAAGCGTTGCCTTGTGGGACATTTGTGACCAAGAACCACAAGACACAAACAGCATGTCTCATGGGAATGATGGGAAGAAATATGTGTGGCAAGCAGGAGggaacagcagctccctgggatgCCACAGCTGCACCCCAGGGTGAGGTTGGCCTGGGGGTTTGGATGACTTAGTGGCATCTTCCTCCATGGCTCCTGCTGAACTCATTTCTTGCCCAGACCAGGTTTCATTTTACCCAGAGAACTGTGGGCTAGAACAGCCCAGCTGCAGGTTATGTGACAGGAACCCCAACTGTTTGCAATCTTCTTGTAGCCCGATTTGTACTTTGATCACCCTGTAATGCAGAATTTCTTTTAAtagtatttatgtattttttaaagaaaaacagaaatggtAAGTTTTCTGAACTGTCTTAATGGACATTCCTTTTCAAACTCGTGTGAACTGACTATTCTACTCACTGTGGTTTCACTACTGCATATGCAGCAAAGAATTTCTGATTGCATTAGTCTCCTGTTGGAAGTTACTGTTCTTTTGCCACCATGTTTTGTGTTGGTATATTGGTTAGTTTCACACATTTTTACTCTTTCTCAGCAATAACAAATGCTGCTAATTTTCAGTGAGAGcttactctttttattttcctagaaaAATGCCTTATACAGTACTGAAAGATGTAAAGTGTTCCACTGCGATCTTACCAAAGATGATCTTCTGGACAATATACCAGCTGATTCTGTGGATGTTGTCACACTTATATTTGTCCTTTCTGCCATTCATCCTGACAAAATGCATCTTGTCTTGAAGAACATTTACAAGGTAACAACTGGCAGATTTTACAGCCTTTAAAGCACTTCTTTTTAGCTAGCAAGtacctttttttctgagaaaataacCCTTCTTGTAACAGTGATCTTTAATATTATATTCCAT belongs to Pithys albifrons albifrons isolate INPA30051 chromosome 7, PitAlb_v1, whole genome shotgun sequence and includes:
- the METTL6 gene encoding tRNA N(3)-cytidine methyltransferase METTL6; translation: MFQEKTSANCLNIVATPTEDGAFQTKGHSARVLSPEEAERLAKDQVLVSEFKQLKLEKEAQKNWDLFYKRNSTNFFKDRHWTTREFQELKECREFADQKLTILEAGCGVGNCLFPLLEEDLNIFAYACDFSPRAVEYVKKNALYSTERCKVFHCDLTKDDLLDNIPADSVDVVTLIFVLSAIHPDKMHLVLKNIYKVLKPGKCVLFRDYGLYDHAMLRFKSGSKLGENFYVRQDGTRSYFFTEGFLSQLFKAEGYEQVVNEYVQRETVNRKEDLRVPRVFLQGKFQKPFSKT